In Eucalyptus grandis isolate ANBG69807.140 chromosome 4, ASM1654582v1, whole genome shotgun sequence, the following proteins share a genomic window:
- the LOC104441613 gene encoding methionine gamma-lyase, with the protein MAEARAHGFVYASKKRPGSDDADGGEDAMVVAKKQMISGPVAGVWEDPAAALAGARHEFGEHGGVNMSIEASATFTVMEPETMRRMFTGELGPDRDFFIYSRHFNPTVLNLGRQMAALEGTEAAYCTASGMSAISSVLMQLCSSGGHIVASQALYGGTHALLTHFLPRACNITTTFVDIRDHAAVAAAVVQGRTKVLYFESVSNPTLTVADIPELCRLAHDKGVTVVVDNTFAPMVLSPARLGADVVVHSISKFISGGADIIAGAVCGPAKLVNSMMDLHQGALMLLGPTMNAKVAFELSERIPHLALRMKEHCNRALTFATRLKKMGLKVVYPGLEDHPDHVLLKSMANKDYGYGGLMCVDMETEERANRLMHHLQNVTQFGFMAVSLGYYETLMSCSGSSTSSEMSEEEQALAGISPGLVRMSVGYIGTLEQKWGQLEKAIARMGEFGLLKKN; encoded by the exons ATGGCTGAAGCGAGAGCACATGGGTTCGTCTACGCCAGCAAGAAGAGGCCGGGGTCCGATGATGCCGATGGCGGCGAGGACGCGATGGTGGTGGCCAAGAAACAGATGATCTCCGGCCCCGTGGCGGGGGTGTGGGAGGACCCGGCGGCGGCGCTGGCGGGCGCGAGGCACGAGTTCGGGGAGCACGGCGGGGTGAACATGTCGATCGAGGCGTCGGCCACCTTCACGGTGATGGAGCCGGAGACGATGCGGCGGATGTTCACCGGGGAGCTCGGCCCCGACCGCGACTTCTTCATCTACAGCCGCCACTTCAACCCCACCGTGCTGAACCTCGGCCGCCAGATGGCCGCCCTCGAAGGGACCGAAGCCGCCTACTGCACCGCCAGcg GAATGTCCGCCATATCATCGGTGCTGATGCAGCTGTGCAGCAGCGGCGGACACATCGTGGCGTCCCAGGCGCTGTACGGCGGGACCCACGCCCTCCTGACCCACTTCCTCCCGAGGGCGTGCAACATCACGACGACGTTCGTGGACATCCGGGACCACGCCGCGGTGGCGGCCGCCGTGGTCCAGGGCCGGACCAAGGTGCTTTACTTCGAGTCCGTCTCGAACCCGACGCTGACCGTCGCCGACATACCGGAGCTCTGCCGGCTGGCCCACGACAAGGGCGTGACGGTGGTCGTCGACAACACGTTCGCGCCGATGGTCCTGTCCCCGGCCCGGCTCGGCGCCGACGTGGTGGTGCACAGCATCTCCAAGTTCATCAGTGGTGGGGCCGACATCATCGCAG GCGCGGTCTGCGGGCCGGCGAAACTAGTGAACTCGATGATGGACCTCCACCAGGGAGCGTTGATGCTCCTCGGCCCGACCATGAACGCCAAGGTCGCGTTCGAGCTCTCCGAGAGGATCCCCCACCTGGCCCTCCGGATGAAGGAGCACTGCAACCGGGCCCTCACCTTCGCGACCCGGCTCAAGAAGATGGGCCTCAAGGTCGTGTACCCGGGCCTCGAGGACCACCCGGACCACGTGCTCCTCAAGTCGATGGCCAACAAGGACTACGGGTACGGCGGGCTCATGTGCGTGGACATGGAGACGGAGGAGCGGGCCAACCGGCTGATGCACCACCTGCAGAACGTCACGCAGTTCGGGTTCATGGCCGTGAGCCTGGGGTACTACGAGACGCTCATGTCGTGCTCGGGGAGCAGCACCAGCAGTGAGATGAGCGAGGAGGAGCAAGCGCTGGCCGGGATCTCGCCGGGGCTCGTGCGCATGTCGGTCGGGTACATCGGAACGCTCGAGCAGAAGTGGGGCCAGCTCGAGAAGGCGATCGCGAGAATGGGCGAGTTCGGGTTGCTGAAGAAGAATTGA